The following proteins are co-located in the Pedobacter sp. FW305-3-2-15-E-R2A2 genome:
- a CDS encoding DNA starvation/stationary phase protection protein encodes MDAKEISLNEKKVKPVVDMLNDYLANYHMHYQKLRGCHWNVKGQNFFTLHIKFEELYTNAQLTIDEIAERVLTLGKAPHSRFSDYIKESVIKEADTIGMKDLDMVDAILDDMSQLIQIERELLDATDAAGDDGSNDMVNRFMQFKEKNTWMLRSFAGKK; translated from the coding sequence ATGGACGCAAAAGAAATCAGTTTAAATGAGAAGAAAGTAAAACCAGTAGTAGACATGTTGAACGACTATCTGGCTAATTATCACATGCATTACCAAAAATTAAGAGGCTGTCACTGGAATGTCAAAGGTCAAAACTTTTTCACCCTGCACATCAAATTCGAAGAATTATATACCAATGCCCAGTTAACAATAGATGAAATTGCCGAGCGTGTACTCACACTGGGAAAAGCCCCGCACAGCCGTTTTTCAGACTATATCAAAGAGTCCGTGATTAAAGAAGCAGATACGATTGGAATGAAGGATCTGGATATGGTAGATGCCATTCTGGACGACATGTCTCAGTTGATACAAATAGAAAGAGAGTTATTAGATGCAACCGATGCGGCTGGCGACGATGGCTCTAACGATATGGTGAACAGGTTTATGCAGTTCAAGGAAAAAAACACCTGGATGTTGCGTTCGTTTGCCGGTAAAAAATAA
- a CDS encoding UbiD family decarboxylase: MGYKSLAECVADLEKHGHLIRIKEEVDPYLEMAAIHLRVYEQQGPALFFEKVKGSPFPAVSNLFGTLERAKFMFRDSLDKVEQLVGLRSDPMKVLKNPLKLPGIGFTALTALPLKQTFKSTFSKTTISALPQIVNWPMDGGPFITMPQVYTEDIDKPGIMNANLGMYRIQLAGNDYIKDKEIGLHYQIHRGIGVHQSKANAKGQPLKVSIFVGGPPSHPLAAVMPLPEGLSEMTFAGALGNRRFRYFYDEEGFCISADADFVITGTVYPQENKPEGPFGDHLGYYSLTHPFPLMKVHNVYHRKDAIWSFTVVGRPPQEDTSFGALIHEIAGSALPKEIHGLKELNAVDAAGVHPLLFAIGSERYTPFLKERRPQEILTIANHILGKNQLSLAKYLFITAREDDETLDTHDISAFMQHVLSRIDFRTDLHFHTNTTIDTLDYSGDGLNSGSKVVFAAAGAKRRTLSAQLPAGFSLPVSFKDAQVAIPGVLTIQGLPYESQDQANQEVESLNQHLKGQNLEGIALIVLSDDSTFAAATINNLVWITFTRSNPASDIHGIGAFTEHKHWGCTGPVIIDARKKPHHAPELIKDPEVEKKIERFAALFK; the protein is encoded by the coding sequence ATGGGATATAAAAGTTTAGCAGAATGTGTTGCCGATTTAGAGAAGCACGGTCATTTAATCAGGATCAAAGAAGAAGTAGATCCATATCTGGAGATGGCAGCAATTCATTTACGGGTATATGAACAGCAGGGACCTGCCCTGTTTTTTGAAAAAGTTAAAGGAAGTCCTTTTCCGGCAGTATCTAATTTGTTTGGGACATTGGAGCGGGCTAAGTTTATGTTCAGAGATAGCCTGGATAAAGTGGAGCAGCTGGTAGGGTTGAGGTCTGATCCGATGAAGGTGCTAAAGAACCCCTTGAAGCTCCCGGGAATAGGTTTCACGGCATTAACTGCTTTACCCTTAAAACAGACTTTTAAATCTACGTTCAGCAAAACCACCATCAGTGCTTTGCCACAGATTGTAAACTGGCCTATGGATGGCGGACCATTTATCACCATGCCACAGGTCTATACGGAAGATATTGACAAGCCGGGAATCATGAATGCCAATCTGGGGATGTACCGCATCCAGCTTGCCGGCAATGATTATATAAAAGACAAAGAGATCGGATTGCATTACCAGATCCATAGAGGGATAGGCGTACATCAGTCTAAGGCCAATGCAAAGGGGCAACCTCTAAAGGTGAGCATCTTTGTGGGAGGGCCGCCATCTCATCCATTGGCAGCAGTAATGCCATTGCCGGAAGGGTTGTCAGAAATGACTTTTGCCGGTGCATTGGGGAACAGAAGGTTCCGGTATTTCTATGATGAGGAAGGTTTCTGTATTTCTGCAGATGCTGATTTCGTCATCACGGGTACGGTTTATCCTCAGGAAAACAAACCTGAAGGCCCTTTTGGAGATCATTTGGGTTATTATAGCTTAACTCATCCTTTTCCTTTGATGAAGGTCCATAACGTATATCACCGCAAGGACGCCATTTGGTCGTTTACGGTGGTTGGAAGACCTCCCCAGGAGGACACCAGCTTCGGTGCGCTGATCCATGAAATCGCGGGATCGGCATTGCCAAAAGAGATTCACGGGTTAAAAGAGCTGAATGCAGTCGATGCAGCAGGGGTACACCCTTTGCTGTTTGCTATTGGAAGTGAGCGTTATACGCCATTTCTTAAGGAACGCAGACCTCAGGAGATTCTGACCATTGCCAATCATATCCTCGGCAAAAACCAGCTCAGTCTGGCGAAATACCTCTTTATTACCGCCCGGGAAGATGACGAAACTTTAGATACACACGATATTTCTGCTTTTATGCAGCATGTGCTGAGCAGGATAGATTTTCGCACCGACCTGCACTTCCATACCAATACAACGATTGATACCTTGGATTATAGTGGCGATGGATTGAACAGCGGTTCTAAAGTCGTGTTCGCTGCTGCGGGAGCAAAGCGCAGAACATTATCTGCTCAGCTTCCGGCGGGATTCAGTCTGCCTGTATCTTTTAAGGATGCACAGGTTGCGATTCCGGGGGTGTTGACAATTCAGGGGCTGCCTTACGAAAGTCAGGATCAGGCAAATCAGGAAGTGGAATCTTTAAATCAACACTTAAAAGGGCAAAACCTGGAGGGGATTGCATTAATCGTGTTATCTGACGACAGCACATTTGCCGCTGCGACTATAAATAACCTGGTCTGGATTACTTTCACCAGAAGTAACCCTGCGTCAGATATTCATGGAATCGGCGCTTTTACGGAGCATAAACATTGGGGCTGCACAGGTCCGGTGATCATCGATGCGCGTAAGAAGCCACACCATGCACCTGAGCTGATTAAAGATCCGGAAGTAGAAAAGAAAATTGAACGCTTTGCCGCATTGTTCAAATAA